A genomic window from Salvia miltiorrhiza cultivar Shanhuang (shh) chromosome 5, IMPLAD_Smil_shh, whole genome shotgun sequence includes:
- the LOC131025073 gene encoding adenylate isopentenyltransferase-like, with amino-acid sequence MRRLSLLQFQTRHHGTPPFRRCAAKMASAAASRRHRKIVVVMGPTGCGKTKLSIDLASRFFRSSEIVNSDKIQIHRGLDITTNKIPPRDRENVPHHLLGEFDSSESHPEFTPSDFRLAASLLISRIHSRRNTPFVVGGSNSFIYALLAEKFDPESDAFAGPDSGVCRGLRYSCCFIWVDVSPAVLAEHLVRRVDDMLGSGMFEELAEYFGGGEWDSVSRRGLRGAIGVPEFRKYFERKARGDWTAGDDVAERGAYEEAVGAIKDNTCQLAKRQRGKILRLRDSAGWDLKRVDATAPLRAAMAGRNTAELWERQVVEPSVKIVNRFLMGD; translated from the coding sequence ATGAGAAGATTATCACTGCTCCAATTCCAAACGCGTCATCACGGAACACCACCGTTTCGCAGGTGCGCCGCGAAGAtggcctccgccgccgcctcccgcCGCCACAGGAAGATCGTGGTCGTGATGGGCCCCACGGGCTGCGGCAAGACCAAGCTCTCCATCGACCTGGCGTCGAGATTCTTCCGTTCGTCGGAGATCGTCAACTCCGACAAAATCCAAATCCACCGCGGCCTCGACATCACCACCAACAAGATCCCTCCCCGCGACCGGGAAAACGTCCCCCACCACCTCCTCGGCGAGTTCGACTCGTCCGAGTCGCACCCCGAGTTCACCCCCTCCGACTTCCGCCTCGCCGCCTCGCTGCTCATCTCGCGAATCCACTCCCGCCGCAACACGCCCTTCGTCGTCGGCGGATCGAACTCGTTCATCTACGCATTGCTGGCCGAGAAATTCGACCCCGAGTCGGACGCGTTCGCCGGGCCCGACTCGGGCGTGTGCAGGGGGCTGAGGTACAGCTGCTGCTTCATCTGGGTGGACGTGTCGCCGGCGGTGCTGGCGGAGCATCTGGTGCGGCGGGTGGACGACATGCTGGGGTCGGGGATGTTCGAGGAGCTGGCGGAGTATTTCGGCGGCGGCGAGTGGGACTCGGTGAGTCGGCGCGGGCTGCGGGGGGCCATCGGGGTCCCCGAGTTCAGGAAATATTTCGAGAGAAAAGCGCGCGGTGATTGGACGGCTGGCGATGACGTGGCGGAGAGGGGGGCCTACGAGGAGGCCGTGGGGGCCATCAAGGACAACACGTGTCAGCTGGCCAAGAGGCAGCGCGGGAAGATCCTGCGGCTCAGGGACTCCGCCGGCTGGGACTTGAAGAGGGTCGACGCCACCGCGCCGCTCAGGGCGGCCATGGCCGGCCGGAACACGGCGGAGCTTTGGGAGAGACAGGTGGTGGAACCCAGCGTCAAGATTGTGAACCGCTTCTTGATGGGGGACTAG